In a single window of the Cydia amplana chromosome 4, ilCydAmpl1.1, whole genome shotgun sequence genome:
- the LOC134663007 gene encoding uncharacterized protein LOC134663007 — translation MNEIIEKLEKKFEDVTDITDPASVGRVLEILNQSRIEDDKYMQLLVHTLRGKEITWELPLYQQNFRLSRKPPPEEAELCASGHFTKAEGELINTNWERFVREFVVPDTPICLARWRNRTQIKISSKSAEECVRNYVAAYLAQGLHRSLYQVFRYFQITYSYPVKLRSYTPTEEKIMQICFYHKPKDACVIASEVLGREPRGIIKRFSQYTKGKPEPKQKIKWTLDSAAKLIHYLMEYSGCRFKKLKNNQFNPEVWRKVEEEMGQVSVHLREFWFSKLHVQLFAKCTIKLKSLRNIIYNKLKNSPYEVWSDIRWKDLVKEFPDGFTDMFLYRIAKSEFRGVVNYREIPLPQLVGQVPINNRKKPNKRLTSLQYNKSDGTLSCIEHDILLKDIMENM, via the exons ATGAATGAAATTAtagaaaaattggaaaaaaaattTGAAGACGTGACCGATATAACTGACCCCGCGAGTGTTGGCAGGGTGTTGGAGATTCTCAATCAGTCTCGAATAGAAGATGACAAGTATATGCAG CTCTTAGTACATACTCTGAGAGGAAAGGAAATAACTTGGGAACTGCCTCTATACCAACAGAACTTCCgcttatctcgaaaaccaccaCCCGAAGAAGCAGAACTATGTGCAAGCGGGCACTTTACTAAAGCAGAAGGTGAACTAATAAATACAAACTGGGAGAGGTTTGTACGG GAATTTGTTGTGCCTGATACACCAATCTGCCTGGCGCGATGGAGGAACCGGACTCAGATCAAGATCTCATCTAAATCTGCCGAGGAGTGTGTACGAAACTATGTAGCTGCATATCTCGCACAGGGACTACACCGGAGCCTGTACCAAGTCTTTAGATACTTTCAGATCACTTATTCGTATCCGGTGAAACTCCGGAGTTATACTCCTACAGAAGAGAAAATAATGCAAATTTGCTTCTATCACAAGCCTAAAGATGCCTGCGTCATCGCATCAGAGGTACTAGGCCGGGAGCCGCGGGGCATTATTAAAAGATTCTCCCAATATACCAAAG GGAAACCGGAGCCGAAACAGAAAATTAAATGGACACTAGATTCTGCGGCTAAATTGATACATTATTTGATGGAATATTCtggatgtcgttttaaaaaactaaaaaacaatcAATTTAATCCAGAAGTGTGGCGTAAAGTGGAGGAGGAAATGGGTCAAGTATCTGTACACTTGCGTGAATTTTGGTTCAGCAAACTGCATGTGCAACTGTTTGCTAAATGCACTATAAAATTGAAATCATTACGgaacattatttataataa GCTAAAAAATTCACCGTATGAAGTTTGGAGCGACATTCGTTGGAAGGATTTGGTGAAGGAGTTCCCAGACGGTTTCACTGACATGTTCTTGTATAGAATAGCTAAGAGCGAATTCCGAGGGGTCGTTAACTACCGGGAGATCCCTCTACCACAACTAGTCGGACAAGTTCCTATAAATAACAGAAAAAAGCCGAATAAACGATTAACATCACTCCAATACAATAAATCCGATGGAACTCTCTCATGTATCGAGCATGATATACTTTTAAAAGATATAATggaaaatatgtga